In the genome of Gadus morhua chromosome 14, gadMor3.0, whole genome shotgun sequence, one region contains:
- the spata17 gene encoding spermatogenesis-associated protein 17, translated as MWKCAFAFIVILSASGGATRGGSGPLVVSSTRKQLIRCQDNDLLSRQQVNSARRGGEMAGMLRLRSRIGEVEKEYYRRNRLAEENRPLENGAATRIQSCFRGCRVRAYLRHLHKKATIIQKRWRGFSARARLRQMVKVAYFIMKIHFYEAMAVRVCSGTISRLYSLVHSAI; from the exons ATGTGGAAGTGCGCCTTCGCGTTTATTGTTATCTTGTCGGCGTCCGGAGGCGCGACACGTGGCGGAAGCGGTCCCCTTGTTGTCTCCTCGACGCGGAAACAGCTGATCCGTTGTCAAGACAACGACTTGTTGTCAAGACAACAGGTAAACTCTGCGCGTCGCGGCGGCGAAATGGCGGGCATGTTGAGGCTGAGGAGCAGGATAGGAGAAGTGGAGAAGGAGTATTACCGTAGGAACCG CCTGGCGGAGGAAAACAGACCCCTGGAGAACGGTGCGGCCACGCGCATCCAGAGCTGCTTCAGAGGCTGCCGGGTGCGGGCCTATCTACG CCATCTGCACAAGAAGGCAACCATTATCCAGAAGAGATGGCGGGGCTTCTCTGCAAGGGCACGCCTCAGACAAATGGTGAAG GTGGCATATTTTATCATGAAGATACATTTCTACGAGGCGATGGCGGTCAGG GTCTGCAGCGGCACCATCAGCCGCCTCTATTCTCTGGTACACAGCGCCATCTAG